The Globicephala melas chromosome 13, mGloMel1.2, whole genome shotgun sequence genome includes a region encoding these proteins:
- the MYL12B gene encoding myosin regulatory light chain 12B: protein MSSKRAKTKTTKKRPQRATSNVFAMFDQSQIQEFKEAFNMIDQNRDGFIDKEDLHDMLASLGKNPTDEYLDAMMNEAPGPINFTMFLTMFGEKLNGTDPEDVIRNAFACFDEEATGTIQEDYLRELLTTMGDRFTDEEVDELYREAPIDKKGNFNYIEFTRILKHGAKDKDD from the exons ATGTCGAGCAAAAGAGCAAAGACCAAGACCACCAAGAAGCGCCCCCAGCGCGCAACCTCCAACGTGTTCGCCATGTTTGACCAGTCACAGATTCAGGAGTTCAAGGAGGCCTTCAACATGATCGATCAGAACAGAGATGGTTTCATCGACAAGGAAGACTTGCATGATATGCTTGCCTCCCTGG GGAAAAATCCAACTGATGAGTATCTGGACGCCATGATGAATGAGGCTCCAGGTCCCATAAATTTTACCATGTTTCTCACGATGTTTGGTGAAAAGCTAAATGGCACCGATCCAGAAGATGTCATCAGAAACGCTTTTGCTTGCTTTGATGAAGAAGCAACTG GCACCATTCAGGAGGATTACCTGCGAGAGCTGCTGACCACGATGGGAGATcggtttacagatgaggaagtggacGAGCTGTACAGAGAAGCACCTATTGACAAAAAGGGGAATTTCAATTACATTGAGTTCACACGCATCCTTAAACATGGAGCAAAAGACAAAGATGACTGA